A window of the Henckelia pumila isolate YLH828 chromosome 3, ASM3356847v2, whole genome shotgun sequence genome harbors these coding sequences:
- the LOC140892176 gene encoding peroxidase 27-like: MASLNFFFKLAVIGCFVFGAVAKGQGLKVGYYGARCPKLEYIVKWVTSQVIHKDPTLAAPLLRMHFHDCFVRGCDGSVLLESPNKQSEKDAIPNLSLRGFEVIDQVKAAVEKACPNVVSCADILALVARDVTFEILGPFWEVELGRKDGKVSILTEALINLLPPFANISTLIQGFQQRGLNVKDLVVLSGSHTIGVSHCSSFNNRLYNFNGKNGASDPTLDPAYVVQLKKKCPPGDQNTIVEMDPGSSLKFDVSYFTLVSKNRGLFQSDAALLNNKVTRDYLTYQSIKYGPTFFKDFGDSMVKMGRIGVLTGKYAGEIRKVCTKVN, from the exons ATGGCTTCCttaaatttcttcttcaagttgGCCGTCATAGGATGCTTTGTCTTTGGTGCAGTTGCAAAGGGACAGGGCTTGAAAGTTGGGTATTACGGGGCAAGATGCCCGAAACTTGAATATATTGTCAAATGGGTTACATCCCAAGTCATACACAAAGACCCTACGCTCGCAGCTCCTTTGTTAAGAATGCATTTTCATGATTGCTTCGTCAGG GGTTGTGATGGCTCGGTGTTGTTGGAGTCTCCAAATAAACAATCTGAGAAGGACGCTATTCCAAATCTTAGCTTGAGAGGATTTGAAGTAATAGATCAAGTGAAGGCTGCGGTGGAGAAAGCTTGCCCCAATGTGGTTTCATGTGCTGACATACTAGCCCTAGTAGCCAGGGATGTAACCTTTGag ATTTTGGGGCCATTTTGGGAAGTCGAATTGGGACGAAAAGATGGAAAGGTATCGATCTTGACTGAAGCCTTGATTAACTTATTACCACCTTTTGCAAACATTAGTACGTTGATACAAGGATTTCAACAAAGAGGATTAAACGTCAAGGATCTTGTTGTTTTATCAG GTAGTCACACAATTGGAGTATCCCATTGTTCCTCATTCAACAACCGTCTCTACAACTTCAACGGTAAGAACGGTGCGTCGGATCCAACGTTGGATCCGGCATACGTCGTACAACTAAAGAAGAAATGTCCTCCTGGAGATCAAAACACCATAGTAGAGATGGATCCAGGGAGTTCCTTGAAATTCGACGTGTCATATTTCACATTAGTGTCGAAAAACCGTGGACTTTTCCAATCGGATGCAGCCCTTTTAAACAATAAGGTGACAAGAGACTATCTCACCTATCAATCTATCAAATATGGACCTACTTTCTTCAAGGATTTTGGTGATTCCATGGTGAAAATGGGGAGAATTGGCGTGCTTACCGGTAAATACGCTGGCGAAATCAGGAAAGTTTGCACAAAGGTAAACTAA